A genomic window from Etheostoma spectabile isolate EspeVRDwgs_2016 chromosome 13, UIUC_Espe_1.0, whole genome shotgun sequence includes:
- the f11r.1 gene encoding F11 receptor, tandem duplicate 1 isoform X2 encodes MHVSGVVSVALFFFAATGVSGFSVTTSNSDVQVKENDGTDLTCTYSADFGSSPRLEWKFKDLKDSQSYVVYDGKPTSSYASRVTLYGSNLRFSKVTRVDNGVYYCEVTGSTGQFGEVEVKLTVLVPPSPPMCRVPASVTTGGVAMLSCNDAAGSPPPQYNWYKDGVLLPADPNKISGFKNATYKLNAKNGNLEFPALTKMDSGQYFCEAFNTAGPPQRCAVKSMEVRDLNTGGIVAGVIVALLLVILLVLGVWYANKKGYLPKKKESKPKPSVVYQPTSLHGGGEEEDGEFKQKSSFVV; translated from the exons ATGCATGTCAGCGGTGTGGTTTCGGTGGCTTTGTTCTTTTTCGCAGCGACAG GTGTAAGTGGCTTTTCAGTCACCACCAGCAACAGCGATGTGCAGGTGAAAGAAAATGATG GGACTGACCTTACATGCACGTATTCAGCTGACTTTGGTTCAAGCCCTAGACTTGAGTGGAAATTTAAGGATCTAAAAGACTCACAGTCGTATGTGGTCTATGATGGGAAACCAACAT CGTCGTATGCCAGCCGAGTGACATTGTACGGTAGTAATCTGAGATTCTCCAAAGTGACCCGCGTTGATAATGGAGTGTATTACTGCGAGGTGACTGGCAGCACCGGCCAGTTTGGGGAAGTTGAAGTGAAGCTGACTGTTCTGG TGCCTCCATCTCCGCCTATGTGTAGGGTCCCCGCCTCGGTGACAACGGGTGGGGTGGCCATGTTGTCCTGCAATGACGCTGCTGGCTCACCTCCGCCCCAATACAACTGGTACAAAGATGGCGTCCTTCTGCCTGCTGATCCTAACAAGATTTCTGGCTTCAAAAATGCCACCTACAAGCTTAATGCAAAGAATGGCAACCTG GAGTTTCCGGCTTTAACCAAGATGGACTCCGGTCAGTACTTCTGTGAGGCTTTCAACACTGCTGGTCCTCCTCAGCGCTGTGCAGTCAAGTCAATGGAAGTCC GTGACTTAAACACCGGAGGAATTGTTGCTGGGGTAATAGTGGCTCTGCTGCTAGTGATCCTGCTGGTACTTGGCGTTTGGTATGCCAACAAGAAAGGATACCTGCCCA AGAAGAAGGAAAG CAAACCAAAGCCCAGCGTGGTCTACCAGCCCACATCATTACATGGTGGTGGTGAGGAAGAAGAT gGGGAATTCAAACAGAAGTCATCATTCGTGGTTTAG
- the f11r.1 gene encoding F11 receptor, tandem duplicate 1 isoform X1, with product MHVSGVVSVALFFFAATGVSGFSVTTSNSDVQVKENAGTDLTCTYSADFGSSPRLEWKFKDLKDSQSYVVYDGKPTSSYASRVTLYGSNLRFSKVTRVDNGVYYCEVTGSTGQFGEVEVKLTVLVPPSPPMCRVPASVTTGGVAMLSCNDAAGSPPPQYNWYKDGVLLPADPNKISGFKNATYKLNAKNGNLEFPALTKMDSGQYFCEAFNTAGPPQRCAVKSMEVRDLNTGGIVAGVIVALLLVILLVLGVWYANKKGYLPKKKESKPKPSVVYQPTSLHGGGEEEDGEFKQKSSFVV from the exons ATGCATGTCAGCGGTGTGGTTTCGGTGGCTTTGTTCTTTTTCGCAGCGACAG GTGTAAGTGGCTTTTCAGTCACCACCAGCAACAGCGATGTGCAGGTGAAAGAAAATG CAGGGACTGACCTTACATGCACGTATTCAGCTGACTTTGGTTCAAGCCCTAGACTTGAGTGGAAATTTAAGGATCTAAAAGACTCACAGTCGTATGTGGTCTATGATGGGAAACCAACAT CGTCGTATGCCAGCCGAGTGACATTGTACGGTAGTAATCTGAGATTCTCCAAAGTGACCCGCGTTGATAATGGAGTGTATTACTGCGAGGTGACTGGCAGCACCGGCCAGTTTGGGGAAGTTGAAGTGAAGCTGACTGTTCTGG TGCCTCCATCTCCGCCTATGTGTAGGGTCCCCGCCTCGGTGACAACGGGTGGGGTGGCCATGTTGTCCTGCAATGACGCTGCTGGCTCACCTCCGCCCCAATACAACTGGTACAAAGATGGCGTCCTTCTGCCTGCTGATCCTAACAAGATTTCTGGCTTCAAAAATGCCACCTACAAGCTTAATGCAAAGAATGGCAACCTG GAGTTTCCGGCTTTAACCAAGATGGACTCCGGTCAGTACTTCTGTGAGGCTTTCAACACTGCTGGTCCTCCTCAGCGCTGTGCAGTCAAGTCAATGGAAGTCC GTGACTTAAACACCGGAGGAATTGTTGCTGGGGTAATAGTGGCTCTGCTGCTAGTGATCCTGCTGGTACTTGGCGTTTGGTATGCCAACAAGAAAGGATACCTGCCCA AGAAGAAGGAAAG CAAACCAAAGCCCAGCGTGGTCTACCAGCCCACATCATTACATGGTGGTGGTGAGGAAGAAGAT gGGGAATTCAAACAGAAGTCATCATTCGTGGTTTAG